The DNA window TGCTGAGTCAAAGTGTATGGATTTCACATCCAGGGTTTTCTTGATGAAGTCGGTGTTGTACAGCAAGCCATCATAGGTGGAGTTGGTGATTACCGCATGCACCGGCCAGGTGGCGTTCGGGGTCTCTTTCACGCGTTTGGCGATAGTCGCATGCTGGAATTCGCTCTGCGGGATACCACCGAGGATGCCGTAAGCGTTACGCGTCGGGCGGAAGTAGATTGGCGTAATGTCGCTCATCATCATCAGATGGGTCAGCGATTTGTGGCAGTTACGGTCAATCAGTACGGTGCTACCGGCCGGCGCGGAGTACATCCCGACGATTTTGTTGGCGGTAGAAGTGCCGTTGGTCACCATATAGCTGCGTTCAGCATTAAAGACGCGAGCAATATACTCTTCCGCTTCTTTGTGTGGACCGCTGTGATCGAGCAGAGAACCCAGTTCAGAAACCGAAATCGAGATGTCAGATTTCATGGTATTGGAACCAAAGAAATCGTAGAAGATGCTGCCAACTGGGCTTTTCTGGAACGCGGTACCGCCCATGTGGCCTGGGGTACAGAAGGTGTATTTGCCTTCACGCACGTATTTGAACAGCGCCTTGGTCAGCGGCGGCAGAATGGTGTCGATATATTCGTCAGTGTTCTGTTTGATTTTGTCGGCGATATCATTCGCCGCGCCCAACGCATATTCGAAGAAGCGAACCTGCATACGCAGATCGTTGAGGCTCACGTCCAGAGTGGAGTAAGTGTTAGCGAAAGCGTACAGCGGCATGTATTCGTTCAGTTTGCTAATTTCTTCGCACAGTTCGAGATTGTATTTATCCCAGTCGAAGATAACGCCGCACAGACGCGCATTGTTTTCGATAAGTTTTAATAAGTCGTCACGGTCGTTCGGGTAGACAATACGGAAGTCCAGGCGTTCGAGGGCGCGATGCAGTTCACGGATGGGCTCTTCTTTGAAGTAAACACCCATGTGATTCATGATTGCGATAACGTTCATAGTCAAATCTCCAGATAAAGAAAGCCCCTCCCGCCACGTCGTGACAGGTGATGGAAGGAGCCTCAGGAATAGGGTTACTGATTAATGCGCGCTGGCGGTGTTGTTATCAGCGGAACTGTCGTTACTCTGACGCTGGTGCATTTTGCGACCGTAGAACATCAGGATAATCAGGCTGACGATAAAGGTACCGGCCAGTTCGAAGGAGCTTGCACCCATCAGGGCGATGAAGCAGAACCCGCAGCCGAGGATGGAGCAAATCAGGCTGACAAGGTTGCGGACGTTGATGCCTTCGAAGCGAATCAGGTCAACGCAGGAGTAGAAGTAAGGCAGCATGGTCAGCAGAACCGCGATACCGGTCAGTTCGCCGAACAGGTCGGAAGCTTTACCGCCGGTTGAGTTCATCAGGGTAATCAGCACCATCAGAACAGTCATTTTCACTGCGGCCAGCAGCAGGCCTTTTTTCGGGTTACCGTTTTTATCCAGCTCACCGTAGATTTTCGGGAAGTTACCATCGTTAGCGGCGCGAACACCGGCCTGGCCGACCAGCATCATCCACGAACCAAGCGAAGTCAGACAAGCAAAGGCGGTAAAGGCGGAAACGACCGGAGCAGCCCAGCCGCCGAGCATAGTGGAAGCACTCACCGCAAACGGCGCGCCGGAGGCAGCCATTTCAGAGGCAGGGTACATACCGGCAATAACCTGAGTCGCGGCGATATAAACGATACCTGCCAGCGCGGTCCCCAGCATAGTGGCCAGCGGCACGGTACGTTTCGGGTTTTTCACCATCCCGGTACTCACTGCGGCAGATTCGACACCTACGAAGGCCCACAGGCAGAGCAGGATACTTTTGATAACCGCGTGGCTGTCAGTCGTCGCGGAAGTGTTCCAGTTAGCCTGATAGGTCGCAACGTCAAACCAGTGCCAGCCAACAACCGCCGTCATCACCACCGGAATAAGCACCAGTACCAGACCAATTGTGGTCAGGCGGCTAACCCAGGTTCCGCCGAGCATATTTACGAAGGTAAATATCCATACAATGGCAATACAGGCAATACCCGCCGGGACCGGATTATTCAAAATTGGGAAGAAGGTTGATAAATAAGAGACGGCAGTAATCCCGATAGCCAGATTACCGATCCAGTTTGCGTGATAATAAAGGACGCCGGTCTGGAAACCGAACGCCGGAGATATTTCACCCGCATAGGCAATTGGACCACCCTGCTGCGGGTTTTTGGTCGCCAGTCGGGCATATACATAAGCCAGAGACATTGCGCCAATAATAGATATCACCCAACCCCAGATGGCGATAGAACCGATACTCGCCAGGTTCGCAGGTAATAGTGCAATACCGCTCCCCATCATATTACCGGCTACGACACCGGTACAGGCAAATAGCCCGATCTTCTTGGCAGAACTCATGTTTGCTTTTCTCCTAAGTTTATTTTGGAGGTACAGATCATGATGATGAACCTTTTATTGACCCGACCAACTGCCAATAAGATTACGGATTAGTACGAGATAAGTCCTAAAGATAAAGTGAAATAACGACAAACATCAGACAAATGACATTTTGACCTTTTTCGCGCAACATATCAGGATGACAAGTTGATATCAAAAAAAGATAAACATTGAATATTTACAGCAAGTTAGAAAAAAACCGCATGTTGAAATTGTGTTGCAAACAGGCTGGAAATTGCTATAGATATATAACAACAGAGAGGCTCATGAGAAACATAATATTAACCTCATCATGGCCAAAACCATGGCCATGATGAGGGTTTACTTATTCTGAAGCGAGGAAGTTATCGAGATACGGAACAACGCGGGTTACGGAGGTCTGAAATACGGCGTTTTCAATCCAGTAAAATGTATTCTCTCCTGGGCGCAAATTAAACGCCGTCAGGTAGGCATCGGCAGCTTCCCGGTTCTGCCCTTTCATTTCGTAGACTTTACCTAACAGCACATAGTTCATCCACGACATTTCGAGATCAATGCCGGTATTAATCGCGCTGTAGGCTTCATCGACTTTTCCTTTGCCAAGCATATCCACCGTTTTAATCTGATAAAATATTGCCATATCTTTAATCCCGGGCATATTACCCACTCGGGTTATTTCGCTATAAAGATCGGCTAACTGTTTATCATCCAGCGGCTGCTGCGAATGGCGCAATACGTCAACCAGCGCCTTTTCCGCCCAGGCATAGGTAAAGTCCGGCGACTGTTTATTCACATCAGCAAGCAGAGCGCTGGCTTTTCCCAGCGAATCAACGTCTCCATTCATTAATAGCTGATGCGCCTGATAGAAATGAGTGAGTGCAATACTTTGCGAGGGTTGATACTGCTTTAACATCTCCTGCATGCGCGCCGGCCATGGCTGCTTCAGCGCCTCCGACAGGCTGCTCAGCAGGTCGTTCTGAATCGACAGCTGGTTGTCGTTGGTGACGAAGTAGCGCTTGTCCATCATGGTCGAGCCGTCGGCGTTATCGACCATCTTAACCGACATAAAGCACTGCTGAGCACGGTAGTGGCGCTGGTTGACAAACTCAATGGTCAACGTTTTTCCAGAACTGCTTGGCTCATTAATGTTGTAGTTGGTTTTGTCGTGCACCATAAAGGTTGAGAAGGTGTTCAGCGATGTGGTA is part of the Klebsiella huaxiensis genome and encodes:
- the cadB gene encoding cadaverine/lysine antiporter, translated to MSSAKKIGLFACTGVVAGNMMGSGIALLPANLASIGSIAIWGWVISIIGAMSLAYVYARLATKNPQQGGPIAYAGEISPAFGFQTGVLYYHANWIGNLAIGITAVSYLSTFFPILNNPVPAGIACIAIVWIFTFVNMLGGTWVSRLTTIGLVLVLIPVVMTAVVGWHWFDVATYQANWNTSATTDSHAVIKSILLCLWAFVGVESAAVSTGMVKNPKRTVPLATMLGTALAGIVYIAATQVIAGMYPASEMAASGAPFAVSASTMLGGWAAPVVSAFTAFACLTSLGSWMMLVGQAGVRAANDGNFPKIYGELDKNGNPKKGLLLAAVKMTVLMVLITLMNSTGGKASDLFGELTGIAVLLTMLPYFYSCVDLIRFEGINVRNLVSLICSILGCGFCFIALMGASSFELAGTFIVSLIILMFYGRKMHQRQSNDSSADNNTASAH
- the cadC gene encoding lysine decarboxylation/transport transcriptional activator CadC, yielding MQQPVVRVGEWLVTPSVNQISRKGRQLTLEPRLIDLLVFFARHPGEVLSRDELIDNVWTRNVVTSHVVTQSISELRKSLKDGDDSSLEYIATVPKRGYKLTVPVIWCTEEGEELTPVIPAETPMAEPGTPSASPQPNMAAPEIAPPAKPEKRKRISTFIVWGLFLLALGSCVALVALSTLESRPPVTKARLLLNPRDVDIHLLSGSTCNNWSSQHSYAIGLGSLITTSLNTFSTFMVHDKTNYNINEPSSSGKTLTIEFVNQRHYRAQQCFMSVKMVDNADGSTMMDKRYFVTNDNQLSIQNDLLSSLSEALKQPWPARMQEMLKQYQPSQSIALTHFYQAHQLLMNGDVDSLGKASALLADVNKQSPDFTYAWAEKALVDVLRHSQQPLDDKQLADLYSEITRVGNMPGIKDMAIFYQIKTVDMLGKGKVDEAYSAINTGIDLEMSWMNYVLLGKVYEMKGQNREAADAYLTAFNLRPGENTFYWIENAVFQTSVTRVVPYLDNFLASE